The genomic segment GCCGTGGACGTTGCTGTTGAAGATCTGCGACGAATCAGGATTGGTCGCCAACCGCTGCGCGATCGGAGCCGCCCTGAAATTCAATCCGCTGCCGGTGGTGTGCGTGCCACCATTCAAGAACGGCATCGGCGTCATGTAGATCTTGTCCGGCATCATGAACGACACGGTCTTGCCGGCCTCGAGCGCCACTTCAATCGGCTGCCCGGGAGGATTGCCCGCGGTCACGACGTTGACGGTGTGCGGCACGGTGTCGTGCACCTGCACCATCAACTCACGGAAGCTGTTGTTCACGCCATGACCCACCGGCTCGACGGTCCGGATGTCGGCGATGGGGCCGCTCCGCACTTCCTTGCCGGTCTTCGGATCATGATAGGTGGACCCGACCGGTTCGGCGATGAAGGTGCCGAACCCGCCGTGCGGCCAGGTGGTCGCGCCGAACGCATGGTCGTGCCAGAACACGGTGCCCACGTCCGCATCGACCCAGAACCGCTGCCGGACGAACTCGACCGTCACGATGTCGTTCGCCGGATGGTCGTTCTTCAGGCCCTTCGCCAAGGTGATCGTGTTGCCGTTGATCGCCTTGATGCGGGAGATTTCATTGCCCTTCACGTTATCGGCGCCCACCATGATGAGGGTGCCCACGTGATACTGCTTCGCGTTCTTCACCGTGATGCTGCTGGCGCCCTTCTTGGCCGCCGCCGTCAACGGCGTGTTCATCGGGGCCGGGAGGCCCTTCGGATTCTTCTTCTCCAGCATCGTGAACGGACGGACCGACTGCTCATAGGAGAAGCCGGTGATCACGCCGTCCGACGCCTGGTTGTCGAACTGCAGGAAATGCCAATGGGTGTTGATCTTCGACGACTGGAAGTTCGTGTAGTCGTCGTCGTCCCATTCGCTGGTCAACGTCCAATCGAGGCAGTCATAGATGTTGCCGCGCACGACCAGCGGATACTTCAGGTCGTCGTTGGCGCGGACCGCCGCCTCTTCTTCATGCAGCACATAGATCAACCCGTTCGGATCGACCACGGCCGGCTCCTTGCCCTGCGCCTTGGCGATCTTGATCGGCATCTTCACGAAGTGGACATTGTAGTGCTTCCGTCCGGCATTCTCCGGGCAGAGGCTCCACACGCCGTTTTCTCCGGGCAAGGCCTGATCGACACTCTCGTCCCCGTTGGCATCCCGGCGGATCATCTCCAGCCAGGGCGCGCCGACGTGGTTCGGCGAGAACATCACGCGCCGGCCGAAGTGCGGCGTCAGATGCGGCCAGGCCACCTTGCCGGTCATCGGCTCGAACATGATCGGGTGCCGCTTGCCGGGGTGCGTGGACTTGTACTTGGGATTGTCGACTTCGCTCTCCCGTTCGCTCATCGCCACGTTGCCGTTCCACGTCCAATCCAGGACGGTGGCATCGTACGACTGCGTCTGGCCCTTTTCGTCATCCTTGTGGCCAGGCTTGCCCATGGTGGGCAGCTGCATGGCGACCCAATCCTTGATGTTGATGACGGCCGGGTTGCCCTTCCAATTGCTCTTGCCCTTGTCGGTAATCGTGAACTGCTTGCCGAACCAGTCCACGGTCTGGCCGATCAGCTTGTCCGACGCAATCGGGGTCTTGATGCGGCCCTTGCGGTCCGGCAACTCGCGGAGATCCGGCATCACGTCGTTCCGCAGATCGCCCTGCTGGATCGTGTTGTACACGCGCCAGTAGCCCCACATGCCCGCCACATAATGGTGCGCGACGTGGCAATGAAAGAGGAAGTCGCCGGCCAGCTGCTGGCAGAGACCGGACCCGCACTCGGTTTCGAGGTCGAGCGCTTCGGACGGCCCGATGACTTCCACGTCCACGCGGTCGGTCTTGGCGCGGATGACCGGATACTTGACCGGCCCGTTCGTGCTGGTCGCCCAGAGGTTCATGTCATCGATCGCCCGCGGGCTGCGCGGCCACCGGATCGTGCCTCCGTGCGGATGGTGGCTGTGGAACACTTCCGATCCACCGTGCACCAGGCGGAACTTCGCCGGGTCACCGATGTAGGAGCGGGGGATCGTCGGCGACGGATCGCCGAACGTATAGGAGCTGTACCCCATCGACTCATCCTCGAAGCCGAAGTACTCGTGCTGCACATGCATATTGTTGATGCCGAAGGGCTCGCTGCGATAGTTGATCGCGCGGCCACCCGGACGATAGGCGTCCGTCAACGGATCGCGCTGCGGCAAGAAGTCACCCTTCTTGTTCAGCGGACGGAAGGCCTCATCACCGACTTCATGGTAGTAGAGCACGAATTCGCGGAAATCCGGGCCCGTGCCGTTCTTGATCATGACCTGCCAGCCGCTGCTGGCGGGGGTCGCATCCCCGCTGCCGAGGGCTTCCCAGTAGGACGAGCCGCGCGGCTCGACGACGAAGGACCCGAACATGCCCATGACCGTGAGCTCACGGTCGTTGCTGAACGTATGGAACTGGCGCACGCCTTCCTGCGTGTTCGGGTGGATGTACCACTCGAAATCGCCGCTCTTATCCTTGGCGACGATCGTATCCGAGTTCGTCGTGGTCGCCGCGGCGCCCGTCGCGCTCACCACCATGGATGAACCATGGATGTGGAGGCTGACCTCTTCGCCGCCTTCCAGCTTGTTGCTCAGCTTGATCTTGAGGCAATCGCCCTGGTTGGCGCGGATGGTCAGGGGTTGAATCCACTGGGCTTGCACGCCGGGAATGATGGCTCCGGGATCGAAACCTTCCTTCTCGCGCGCGGCCTTGTTCGTCGCCTCTTCCGCACGGACCTTGTCGAGGTTCTCATCGAGCACGTACATGTAGCCCGGATAGAAATCGAGCCACTGATTCAAGGTAATCTCGACGTTGATCGCGGACACGTTGTACTGCTTCACCGGCGCCGTCGCGGGGCACTTGCCGCCGCCGGTCATGGCCACCGGCTCAACGCGCGGATCGGACACCAGCAACATGTCCTGCCCGCCCGCACCGTACTGGTGCATCATGGACTGGGTGTTGTACATGCCGGTGTTGACGCCTTGCACCTGCGGATCCTGGCTCATGTGCTCCATGATTCGCTGATGCTGCTGCTCGACCATCGACGACCGCTCGCCCTTTCCGGACATCGCGTCTTCGACGATCGTCTGACCTTTGAGTTGTTCCGCCCACGCGGGAAGCTGATGATTCATCGCGACTTGATGCGTCGCGTGACCAGCTGAACTGGAAGTCTCAGCCGATGCCAGCGGAGCCCCGAACAGGGCTACCGCTGCCATCATGCCGAGCATGCGGGTAGGTACACTACCCCGTACCGTACGAAATAACATGGACCGGCCTCCTTGTTATGATGAACGATGCAGAAATAAAACCTATGACACGGAATGTAACGACTGCGGTTTACATAGTAGGCTCCATTGTACAAACGAACACACGGCCCCCCTCGCGGGGAGGCCGCACGATACTGAACTTGAAAGTCTGTGTCAACCCCTTTGGACAGTCATACCCGCTCAGGCCATGACGCAAGGCCAGCGTACAGGCCTCAGGAATTTTTCCGAATTCACTCATGGCGAGACTGGTAGCGAGGGCGGCGGCGTCCATCGGGGGATTTGGGCATTTAGGCCTATCCCGCCTAGGCCCTCATCTTTTTCCTCCGTTCTCGGATTGTGCGATAATGCACCCATGATTATAAAACGTTGGCTCGTCGGCGACCCGCTGAAAACGGCGCAAGCCGCGCACGAACGGCTCTCGAAAACCCTGGCCCTGGCCGTCTTTTCATCGGACGCCCTCTCGTCCGTGGCCTACGCGACAGAAGAAATCCTCCTCGTCTTGGTGCCGGCCAGCATCGCCTTCGCCCAGTTTTCAATTCCGATCAGTCTCATGATCGTGCTGCTCCTGGCCATCCTCACCGTGTCCTACTCACAGATCATCTTCGAGTATCCCGAAGGCGGAGGCGCCTATATCGTGTCCAAATCGAATCTGGGCGAGTGGCCCGGACTGACCGCGGCCGCCTCCCTCATGATCGATTATGTGCTCACGGTCGCCGTCAGCGTCGCGGCAGGCATTGCGGCGATCACCTCGGCCATCCCGAGCTTGTTTCCCCATCGCACGGCGCTGGGCGTCTTCGCCATTGTCGCCGTCCTGCTGGTCAATCTTCGCGGCGTGCGGGAATCGGGGAAATTCTTCGCCATCCCGACGTATCTGTTCATCGGCGCACTCCTGCTCATGCTGGGCATCGGCGGCGGGCAACTGATCATGGGGCAACTGATGCCGGTCACCCCCCCGGATCTCGCCGGTCAAGCCGCCGTCGAATCGCTGTCGATCTTCCTGATCCTTCGCGCCTTCTCCTCCGGATGTACCGCGCTCACCGGCGTCGAAGTGATTTCCAACGGCGTCTCCGCCTTCCGCGCGCCCGAACCGAAAAATGCGGCGATCACCATGGGCGTAATGGCCGCCGTCTTGGCGACGCTCTTCATGGGAATCAGCACGCTGGCGTTTCATCTCGGCGTGATCCCGAAAGAAAGCGAGACCGTCATCTCGCAGGTCGCCCGCGCCATCTTCGGCGAGGGGGCGTTCTACTATTTGGTTCAAGCCACGACGATGATGATTCTTATTTTGGCGGCGAACAGCGCCTTTGCCGGGTTCCCCCGCCTCGCCTCATTGCTGGCGCGAGACAGCTTCATGCCGCACCAGATGGCCGTGATGGGGGACCGTCTGGTCTTTTCAAACGGTGTCATCATCCTCGGAGTCTTCTCCTGCCTCTTGATTGTCTTGTTTCAAGGCGATACCCACGCCCTGATCCCGCTGTACGCCGTCGGCGTGTTCCTCTCCTTCACCCTGTCGCAGGCCGGGATGGTCAAGCGCTGGCTCATCAAGCGGGGGCCCCACTGGAAAACGAAGCTCGCCATCAATGGCGTTGGAGCCCTGACCACGGCCATTGCCACGATCATTATCGCCAGCACCAAGTTCATGCATGGCGCCTGGATCGTGATCGTGCTGATCCCGCTCTTCATCATGATGTTTCGCGGCATCCGCTCGCATTACAAAGCCGTGTCCGAACAAATTACCTTGGACCGCCGGGGTGCCCGGCCACCCATGCCGCGGCGCAACATCGTGGTCCTGCCGATTAGCGGCGTGAACCGCGCCGTCGTGCGCGCCGTCGACTATGCGCGCAGCCGTCCGGGGGAAGTGCGGGCCGTGCTCGTTGACCTCGACCCCGAAGAAACGGCCAAGATCGAAATTCAGTGGGCGCAATGGGGCTGCGGCGTGAATCTCATTGCCCTCCCCTCTCCCTACCGTTCCGTCCTCGGCTCCCTGCTCGACTACATCGAAGAAATTCTCGAAAAAGAACCGGACACCTGGGTCACCGTCGTGATCCCGGAAATTCTCCCCGCTCGCTGGTGGCAAAATATCCTGCACAACCAACGAGCCCTCATGCTCAAAGCGGCGCTGTTGTTCAAGGATCGCGTCGTGCTGACGGATGTGCCCTTCCACCTGACGAGGTGACCCGTGCCGCGTGAAGCGTTAGACGTGAAACGTAAAACGGAGGGAGTGACAGCCGCCGTCTTCGCGCTGGCTCTGCTCCTCGGCGCCCCGTCAGAACAGGCCTGGGCCTTCAAGATTATTTCACCCACCGACGGCGCCAGGCTGAAGTCGGGGCAAACCGTCACCGCCCAGGTCGACCTCGGCGCAGACACCGCCATCGTGAAAGTCCGCTACTACTGGTACGGGGAACAGGCCGACACCCTCGTGCAGCAGGACGACTCCGACGCCTCGACCATGCCACAACAGGACAAGCTGGCCGATGACAAGTATTCGCAGAAAGACAGCATCACCGGCGCGCCGGTCGTTGCGGTGGCCGCCCTCTCGTCCGGATTCGACCAGACCCCACCGTTCGGCGGCACGTTGAAAGTCCCGAAAGAAGCCGTGGGACCGATGCGCCTCTTGGCCGTGGCGGAAATCTCACGCGGACGCCTGGGTACCCGAACCGTGTTCGACGAAGTCATCGTGAAGGTGGAGCCGGACGCAGCACTGCAGACCATCGACTTCGAGACCGACAAGCCGTTGCAACTGGGACGCGCTGGACAATCCTCGGCCTTCGGTCATGTTGACTCGATGGGCAAGATCTTCGAGCTGCCGGTCGTGGGCGAATTCGCCGACGGCATCGTGCGCCCGATCCCCACGCCATCCAGCGGCACCAGCTACCACAGCTCTGACGCCAACGTCATCAAGGTCCTGAATGACGGGATGCTGCAGATCGTCGGCAACGGCAAAGCGACTCTTACCGTAACCAACCGGGGCAAGCAGGCCTCGCTCGATGTGAATGTGACCGTGAACGACGAGCCGAATGAACCGCCGGTGGCCGATGCAGGGCCGAACAAGACGGTGAAAGCCGGCATGAAGGTGAAGCTGAACGGCTTGAAGAGCCGCGATCCGGAAGGCGAAGCCCTGTACTATGCCTGGAGCCAGATCCGCGGCAGCAAAGTCCCCCTGCTGGACGTGAACAATGCCGAGGCGTCCTTCCTCGCGCCGACCGTCTCCGAAAAACGCACCTACCGCTTCAAACTGCGCGTGACGGATAAGAAAGGGGCGGACTCACTGCCGGCATTTGTGGATGTGGTGGTGGAGCCATAACGGCTGCTGAAAAAGGCCCCCAGCGGCGTTCTCAGTCGTGTGCCTCCCTGCGACGTACCCTCTCGGGTACGCCTCAGTCGCCCCACTCCTTGCGGCCTTGCTGGATAGCCTTTTTGAGCAGCCTATCCGAAAGGATATCCGAGTATCATCATGCAAGCAGATGAAGCACCTAAAGACTTAGGTCTCAAAAAGACT from the Nitrospira sp. genome contains:
- a CDS encoding APC family permease, with amino-acid sequence MIIKRWLVGDPLKTAQAAHERLSKTLALAVFSSDALSSVAYATEEILLVLVPASIAFAQFSIPISLMIVLLLAILTVSYSQIIFEYPEGGGAYIVSKSNLGEWPGLTAAASLMIDYVLTVAVSVAAGIAAITSAIPSLFPHRTALGVFAIVAVLLVNLRGVRESGKFFAIPTYLFIGALLLMLGIGGGQLIMGQLMPVTPPDLAGQAAVESLSIFLILRAFSSGCTALTGVEVISNGVSAFRAPEPKNAAITMGVMAAVLATLFMGISTLAFHLGVIPKESETVISQVARAIFGEGAFYYLVQATTMMILILAANSAFAGFPRLASLLARDSFMPHQMAVMGDRLVFSNGVIILGVFSCLLIVLFQGDTHALIPLYAVGVFLSFTLSQAGMVKRWLIKRGPHWKTKLAINGVGALTTAIATIIIASTKFMHGAWIVIVLIPLFIMMFRGIRSHYKAVSEQITLDRRGARPPMPRRNIVVLPISGVNRAVVRAVDYARSRPGEVRAVLVDLDPEETAKIEIQWAQWGCGVNLIALPSPYRSVLGSLLDYIEEILEKEPDTWVTVVIPEILPARWWQNILHNQRALMLKAALLFKDRVVLTDVPFHLTR
- a CDS encoding multicopper oxidase domain-containing protein, with product MLFRTVRGSVPTRMLGMMAAVALFGAPLASAETSSSAGHATHQVAMNHQLPAWAEQLKGQTIVEDAMSGKGERSSMVEQQHQRIMEHMSQDPQVQGVNTGMYNTQSMMHQYGAGGQDMLLVSDPRVEPVAMTGGGKCPATAPVKQYNVSAINVEITLNQWLDFYPGYMYVLDENLDKVRAEEATNKAAREKEGFDPGAIIPGVQAQWIQPLTIRANQGDCLKIKLSNKLEGGEEVSLHIHGSSMVVSATGAAATTTNSDTIVAKDKSGDFEWYIHPNTQEGVRQFHTFSNDRELTVMGMFGSFVVEPRGSSYWEALGSGDATPASSGWQVMIKNGTGPDFREFVLYYHEVGDEAFRPLNKKGDFLPQRDPLTDAYRPGGRAINYRSEPFGINNMHVQHEYFGFEDESMGYSSYTFGDPSPTIPRSYIGDPAKFRLVHGGSEVFHSHHPHGGTIRWPRSPRAIDDMNLWATSTNGPVKYPVIRAKTDRVDVEVIGPSEALDLETECGSGLCQQLAGDFLFHCHVAHHYVAGMWGYWRVYNTIQQGDLRNDVMPDLRELPDRKGRIKTPIASDKLIGQTVDWFGKQFTITDKGKSNWKGNPAVINIKDWVAMQLPTMGKPGHKDDEKGQTQSYDATVLDWTWNGNVAMSERESEVDNPKYKSTHPGKRHPIMFEPMTGKVAWPHLTPHFGRRVMFSPNHVGAPWLEMIRRDANGDESVDQALPGENGVWSLCPENAGRKHYNVHFVKMPIKIAKAQGKEPAVVDPNGLIYVLHEEEAAVRANDDLKYPLVVRGNIYDCLDWTLTSEWDDDDYTNFQSSKINTHWHFLQFDNQASDGVITGFSYEQSVRPFTMLEKKNPKGLPAPMNTPLTAAAKKGASSITVKNAKQYHVGTLIMVGADNVKGNEISRIKAINGNTITLAKGLKNDHPANDIVTVEFVRQRFWVDADVGTVFWHDHAFGATTWPHGGFGTFIAEPVGSTYHDPKTGKEVRSGPIADIRTVEPVGHGVNNSFRELMVQVHDTVPHTVNVVTAGNPPGQPIEVALEAGKTVSFMMPDKIYMTPMPFLNGGTHTTGSGLNFRAAPIAQRLATNPDSSQIFNSNVHGDPYTPTLRAYVGDTMVFRLLHTLMNESMVWTISGHTFLSERYAGDANRKNSMHVGIAERYDLVVPQAGGPRLQAGDYIHFNGRSSKFSEGGWGIVRVYDKEQADLKKLTSGFSTKNEIPKALPVCPADAPVKSFNVVALDYPSMKFNAKAPETIEVDFERKILMTNPDAKIYALEEDTAKVASGAQPMPLTLRVNVGDCVKVNLKNKMKESKASFSAIGLAFDPKDSMGANIGMNPGDQTIAPGAERTYTYYADPFNGETTSLVWDWGNAMTNPRNGLFGAIVVGPKGAKYRDPKTGADLTNKNAWAADVILDHSLPGMENRPNYRDVALFFQDEDNIIGTSFMPYVQNVAGLTGVNYRSEPYKFREEQGCSLGKVFQPCKADKPEDPATPLIEAHAGDPVRIHVLGVSNEQNGMFSVEKHEWPIEPFMRGADQISVVEFSGSETIDAFIPSAGGPYRLPGDYVYSNQRLPYSQSGQWGYVRVLPSGDQRLLPLHGAAAGMKSASAEPPAMAIPVSVK
- a CDS encoding PKD domain-containing protein — translated: MKRKTEGVTAAVFALALLLGAPSEQAWAFKIISPTDGARLKSGQTVTAQVDLGADTAIVKVRYYWYGEQADTLVQQDDSDASTMPQQDKLADDKYSQKDSITGAPVVAVAALSSGFDQTPPFGGTLKVPKEAVGPMRLLAVAEISRGRLGTRTVFDEVIVKVEPDAALQTIDFETDKPLQLGRAGQSSAFGHVDSMGKIFELPVVGEFADGIVRPIPTPSSGTSYHSSDANVIKVLNDGMLQIVGNGKATLTVTNRGKQASLDVNVTVNDEPNEPPVADAGPNKTVKAGMKVKLNGLKSRDPEGEALYYAWSQIRGSKVPLLDVNNAEASFLAPTVSEKRTYRFKLRVTDKKGADSLPAFVDVVVEP